One Pseudomonas abieticivorans genomic region harbors:
- a CDS encoding AAA family ATPase codes for MKILAIRLKNLASLAGPFEIDFTAQPLASAGLFAITGPTGAGKSTLLDALCLALFGAVPRLNNTGRDAKVPDADGEIATGDPRTLLRRGTGAGYAEVDFVGIDGRRYRARWEANRARDKAGAKLQASRQSLRDLDNDQLLASQKGEYKTLLEARLGLNFEQFTRAVLLAQSEFSAFLKADDNERSELLEKLTDTALYTRLGKRAYEKAREAREAHKQLQDQAGGIAPLEPQARAELDAQYNHAVQQLREQQAKGKQLEQQQHWHRESLRLQGEQHAAQEQLHSAEQAWQHLSEARANLSQLEQLAPQRHLFIRRDELQQALTPLAERTALLQATAHTLQHRQAELQQARQQAQAALEHALATQQAAAPGLRQAFDEHSHLSRLNQQSVEQGLALKAAEQANGDGQQALHTLIERQAASDQQLQRIAAQLTHSTDLAALADAWSAWRPRLQQSLTLSARLRKGQQELPLLAQRAADAERQLAEQQQGLDALYADAQCSAQDLVPRLAELTTRLQGNRQHLRSAEELQRQLQRLDELDQRQQALRSQQQQALEQRDARTREGLQLKSAHQAAVQALDLTVQLLQRQRLARSASVEELRGQLQSDQPCPVCGSAEHPWHEPQALLEALAGHDDSEERKARDEVERIAARLAELRAEVAGLIDQQKQLKAQEQPLQTQQEALLPAVQTHPLYATRAGLNDHLQQLAAELGADEHAQQRLLTLQQDTGRLAQQLQASQQAQHTGQQQLAEQRQQMAHDQQRLDEELDAFASVLPPPRVQAFVEDAANAFLHLDQAVAARLEQLDQRQGEQQENDQRRQRIDQQQLLQQGREQSLLQLRQEAEHAQQQRQACQQRLGELLGDHADPQAWQTQVDQSVQHARHSDHQAGQQLQAVLTETVQVASELKSLAEQQLNQQQSLQALHAIIDQWRSQHPQLTDEALHALLSFDAQQLAALRQQLQQSDTGLEQAKTLLQERQQKLQAHQAQANGALPSDELDTALLALQADCAACEDACAELRAAQAEDQRRLAANQHLQVLIDSALGQYQRWARLAALIGSATGDAFRKIAQAYNLDLLVHHANVQLRQLVRRYRLKRGGSMLGLLVVDTEMGDEARSVHSLSGGETFLVSLALALGLASMASSTLKIESLFIDEGFGSLDPESLQLAMDALDGLQAQGRKVAVISHVQEMHERIPVQIQVRRQGNGLSTVEVSG; via the coding sequence ATGAAGATTCTCGCCATCCGCCTGAAAAACCTCGCCTCGCTGGCCGGGCCCTTCGAAATCGATTTCACCGCGCAGCCGCTGGCCAGCGCCGGCCTGTTCGCCATCACCGGCCCCACCGGCGCCGGCAAGAGCACCCTGCTCGACGCCCTGTGCCTGGCGCTGTTCGGCGCCGTGCCGCGCCTGAACAATACCGGCCGCGACGCCAAGGTGCCGGACGCCGATGGCGAGATCGCCACCGGCGATCCGCGCACCCTGCTGCGCCGTGGCACCGGTGCGGGCTACGCCGAAGTGGATTTCGTCGGCATCGACGGGCGCCGCTACCGCGCCCGCTGGGAAGCCAACCGCGCCCGCGACAAGGCTGGCGCCAAGCTGCAGGCCAGCCGCCAGAGCCTGCGCGACTTGGACAACGACCAATTGCTGGCCAGCCAGAAAGGCGAATACAAGACGCTGCTCGAAGCGCGCCTGGGCCTGAATTTCGAACAATTCACCCGTGCCGTGCTGCTGGCCCAAAGCGAATTCAGCGCCTTCCTCAAGGCCGACGACAACGAGCGCAGCGAACTGCTGGAGAAGCTCACCGACACCGCGCTCTACACCCGCCTGGGCAAGCGCGCCTACGAGAAGGCCCGCGAGGCCCGCGAGGCGCACAAGCAGCTGCAGGACCAGGCCGGCGGCATTGCCCCACTGGAGCCGCAAGCGCGGGCCGAATTGGATGCGCAGTACAACCACGCCGTGCAGCAGCTGCGTGAGCAGCAAGCCAAAGGCAAGCAGCTCGAACAGCAGCAACACTGGCACCGTGAAAGCCTGCGCCTGCAGGGCGAACAGCACGCCGCCCAAGAGCAGTTGCACAGTGCCGAGCAGGCCTGGCAGCACTTGAGCGAGGCGCGCGCAAACCTCAGCCAGTTGGAACAACTGGCGCCACAGCGCCACCTGTTTATCCGCCGCGATGAACTGCAGCAGGCGCTGACACCGCTGGCCGAGCGCACGGCCCTACTGCAGGCCACGGCGCATACCCTGCAACATCGCCAAGCCGAACTGCAACAGGCGCGCCAACAAGCGCAAGCCGCCCTGGAGCACGCGTTGGCGACGCAACAAGCCGCCGCACCTGGCCTGCGCCAGGCCTTCGATGAGCACAGCCACCTGAGCCGGCTCAACCAGCAAAGCGTCGAACAAGGCCTGGCCCTGAAAGCCGCCGAGCAGGCCAATGGCGACGGCCAGCAGGCGTTGCACACCCTGATAGAACGCCAGGCCGCCAGCGACCAACAATTGCAGCGTATCGCCGCCCAACTTACCCACAGCACCGACCTTGCCGCCCTGGCTGACGCCTGGAGCGCCTGGCGCCCGCGCCTGCAACAAAGCCTGACCCTGAGTGCGCGCCTGCGCAAAGGCCAGCAAGAACTCCCACTGTTGGCCCAACGCGCAGCCGATGCCGAGCGACAATTGGCTGAACAACAGCAAGGTCTGGATGCCCTGTATGCCGACGCCCAATGCAGCGCCCAGGACTTGGTGCCGCGCCTGGCCGAACTGACCACCCGCCTGCAGGGCAATCGTCAGCACCTGCGCAGCGCTGAAGAACTGCAGCGCCAACTGCAACGCCTGGACGAGTTGGATCAACGCCAGCAAGCCCTGCGCAGCCAGCAGCAACAGGCTCTGGAACAACGCGACGCGCGCACCCGCGAAGGGCTGCAACTGAAAAGCGCCCACCAGGCGGCGGTGCAGGCCCTGGACCTGACCGTGCAACTGCTGCAACGCCAGCGCTTGGCGCGCAGTGCCAGCGTCGAGGAGTTGCGCGGGCAACTGCAGAGCGATCAGCCGTGCCCGGTGTGCGGCAGCGCCGAGCACCCGTGGCATGAGCCGCAAGCGCTGCTAGAGGCGCTGGCCGGCCATGACGACAGCGAAGAGCGCAAGGCCCGAGATGAAGTGGAAAGGATCGCGGCACGGCTGGCCGAGCTACGCGCCGAAGTGGCCGGCCTGATCGACCAGCAAAAGCAGCTAAAGGCTCAGGAACAACCCCTGCAAACCCAGCAGGAAGCCTTGCTGCCTGCCGTGCAGACCCATCCGTTGTACGCCACCCGGGCCGGTTTGAACGATCATCTGCAACAGCTGGCCGCCGAGCTTGGCGCCGACGAGCACGCGCAACAACGCCTGCTCACCCTGCAGCAAGACACGGGCCGCCTGGCGCAACAACTGCAGGCCAGCCAGCAGGCCCAACACACCGGCCAGCAGCAACTGGCCGAACAACGCCAGCAAATGGCGCACGACCAGCAACGCCTGGACGAAGAGCTCGACGCCTTCGCCAGCGTGCTGCCGCCTCCCCGCGTGCAAGCGTTTGTCGAGGACGCCGCAAATGCCTTCCTGCACCTGGACCAGGCCGTGGCCGCGCGCCTGGAACAGCTCGATCAGCGCCAGGGCGAACAACAGGAGAACGACCAGCGTCGGCAACGGATCGACCAGCAGCAGTTGCTGCAACAAGGCCGCGAACAGAGTCTGCTGCAATTGCGCCAAGAGGCCGAGCACGCGCAGCAGCAACGCCAGGCCTGCCAACAACGGCTCGGCGAGTTGTTGGGCGACCACGCCGACCCACAGGCTTGGCAAACCCAGGTGGACCAGTCGGTGCAGCACGCCCGTCACAGTGACCACCAGGCGGGCCAGCAACTGCAAGCGGTGTTGACCGAAACCGTACAGGTGGCCAGCGAGCTCAAATCACTGGCCGAGCAGCAACTCAACCAACAACAGAGCCTGCAAGCCCTGCACGCCATCATCGACCAGTGGCGCAGCCAGCACCCCCAACTCACCGACGAGGCTTTGCACGCCCTGCTGAGTTTCGACGCGCAACAATTGGCCGCCCTGCGCCAGCAACTGCAGCAAAGCGACACTGGCCTGGAACAGGCGAAAACCTTGTTGCAAGAGCGCCAGCAGAAACTTCAGGCCCACCAGGCCCAGGCCAATGGCGCCTTGCCCAGCGATGAACTGGACACTGCCCTGCTGGCCCTGCAAGCCGACTGCGCGGCCTGCGAAGACGCCTGCGCCGAGCTGCGCGCCGCTCAAGCCGAAGACCAGCGCCGCCTGGCCGCCAATCAGCACCTGCAAGTATTGATCGACAGCGCCTTGGGCCAATACCAGCGCTGGGCACGCCTGGCGGCCTTGATCGGCTCGGCCACCGGCGACGCCTTCCGCAAGATCGCCCAGGCCTACAACCTCGACCTGCTGGTACACCACGCCAACGTGCAACTGCGCCAGCTGGTGCGCCGCTACCGCCTCAAACGCGGCGGCAGCATGCTCGGCCTGCTGGTGGTGGACACCGAAATGGGCGACGAGGCCCGTTCGGTGCATTCGCTGTCGGGCGGCGAAACTTTCCTGGTGTCCCTGGCCTTGGCCCTGGGCCTGGCCTCCATGGCTTCGAGCACGTTGAAGATCGAATCGCTGTTCATCGACGAAGGCTTCGGCAGCCTGGACCCCGAATCCCTGCAACTGGCCATGGACGCCCTCGACGGGCTGCAGGCCCAAGGCCGCAAAGTGGCGGTGATCTCCCACGTGCAAGAAATGCACGAACGCATCCCGGTGCAGATCCAGGTGCGCCGCCAGGGCAATGGCTTGAGCACGGTGGAGGTCAGCGGGTGA
- a CDS encoding exonuclease SbcCD subunit D C-terminal domain-containing protein: MRLFHTSDWHLGQSLHGQDRDFEHACFLDWLLKQLRERQPDVLLIAGDIFDTVNPPVKAQERLYDFIVGAHEQLPLLTIVMIAGNHDSGSRIELPAPLMRRLRTHALGRVLWLEDGVLDSERLLIPLPDASGATAAWCLALPFLRPAEVTGAHLGDDYLRGIGQVHERLIAAAQAKRQPGQALIAISHAHMAGGSVSQDSERSLIIGTAEALPASLFGEAISYVALGHLHKPQRVNGEERIRYCGSPIPLSFSEIDYPHQILDVVCQGEQLVSVDTLLIPRAVDLKRIGPLPLAQLLAQLAELPELDLLAEVTRQPWLEVRVILDEPQPDLRQQIETALSNKAVRLVRIAAEYAGSAHADGNDSAALIDLDQLTPQELFSRAWLAQYGNEVDQGTLDDFAQLLQDVQQEAEQP; the protein is encoded by the coding sequence ATGCGTCTGTTCCACACCTCCGACTGGCACTTGGGCCAAAGCCTCCATGGCCAAGACCGCGACTTCGAGCACGCCTGTTTTCTGGACTGGCTGCTCAAGCAACTGCGCGAGCGCCAGCCCGACGTGCTGCTGATCGCCGGGGACATCTTCGACACGGTCAACCCGCCGGTCAAAGCCCAGGAGCGCCTGTACGACTTCATCGTCGGCGCCCATGAACAACTGCCGCTGCTGACCATCGTGATGATCGCCGGCAACCACGACTCCGGCTCACGCATCGAGCTGCCGGCACCCTTGATGCGCCGCTTGCGCACCCACGCCCTGGGCCGGGTGTTGTGGCTGGAGGACGGCGTGCTCGACAGCGAGCGCTTGCTGATCCCCTTGCCCGATGCCAGCGGCGCCACCGCCGCCTGGTGCCTGGCGCTGCCGTTTTTGCGCCCGGCCGAAGTCACCGGCGCACACTTGGGCGACGACTATCTGAGGGGCATTGGCCAGGTCCATGAACGGCTGATTGCCGCAGCCCAAGCCAAGCGCCAGCCTGGCCAGGCACTGATTGCCATCAGCCACGCACACATGGCCGGCGGCTCGGTGTCGCAGGATTCGGAGCGCAGCCTGATCATCGGCACTGCCGAAGCGCTGCCGGCCAGCCTGTTCGGCGAAGCCATCAGCTACGTCGCCCTGGGCCACCTGCACAAGCCGCAGCGAGTCAACGGTGAGGAGCGCATTCGCTATTGCGGCTCGCCCATCCCGCTGTCGTTCTCAGAGATCGACTACCCGCACCAGATCCTCGACGTGGTGTGCCAGGGCGAGCAACTGGTCAGCGTCGACACGCTGCTGATCCCCCGCGCCGTCGATCTCAAGCGCATCGGCCCGTTGCCATTGGCCCAACTGCTGGCGCAACTGGCCGAACTGCCGGAGCTCGACCTGTTGGCCGAAGTCACCCGCCAGCCTTGGCTTGAAGTCCGCGTGATTTTGGACGAGCCGCAACCCGACCTGCGCCAGCAGATCGAGACGGCCCTTTCGAACAAGGCCGTGCGCCTGGTGCGCATCGCGGCCGAATACGCCGGTAGCGCCCACGCCGATGGCAACGACAGTGCCGCGCTGATCGACCTGGACCAACTGACCCCGCAAGAGCTGTTCAGCCGCGCTTGGCTGGCGCAGTACGGCAACGAGGTGGACCAGGGCACCCTGGACGATTTCGCCCAACTGCTGCAAGACGTGCAACAGGAGGCCGAGCAGCCATGA
- a CDS encoding BatD family protein, producing the protein MSRASALFITAALIMLAPASQAAALVASVDRTRLDSGETVTLTLESSDATQFGKPDLAPLNSQFEVRDTRQVNQLTTLGGNDQATTRWLITLMPRQTGSVVIPPLALGEVHSEAITLQVLQSEAPAADSQAPVTLEASLDTDNVYVQAQAVLTVRVYHSVSLYDDSSLSPLQLPDTVIQQLGDARTYEKMINGVRHGVIETRYALYPQHSGVLTIPALSFSATQVDSGTGQDASAKPGKVIQVSSPATTLTVKPKPDVYPADAPWLPTRSLTLNESWNPEPNQPQVGDSLTRTVTLKADGLSSAQLPPLPGTDVNGLRRYPDQPQLSNQDGERGLIGSRAEREALVPTRSGALALPSIDVVWWNTHEDHLEHSTLPARTLQVVDNPTMAVDAPANGSALDNAQLWPWQLSTVLLALTTLIGFVLWWRARSQPAVARVVQAGPSPRTLLDDLKRACLANDPQATRQALDAWARQQPETLADLAARYVPLSDALDGLNGALYSETGQFWQGEDLWRAIGTIPAADREQALVSDLPPLYPK; encoded by the coding sequence ATGAGCCGCGCAAGCGCCCTCTTTATCACCGCTGCCTTGATCATGCTGGCGCCAGCCAGCCAGGCAGCGGCGCTGGTCGCCAGTGTCGACCGCACGCGGCTCGACTCTGGCGAGACCGTGACCCTGACCCTGGAAAGCAGCGATGCCACCCAGTTCGGCAAGCCGGACCTGGCGCCCCTGAACAGTCAGTTCGAGGTGCGTGACACGCGCCAGGTCAACCAACTGACCACCTTGGGCGGCAACGACCAGGCCACTACTCGCTGGCTGATCACCCTGATGCCGCGCCAGACCGGTAGCGTGGTGATCCCGCCCCTGGCACTGGGCGAGGTGCACAGCGAGGCCATCACCCTGCAGGTGCTGCAAAGCGAAGCGCCGGCGGCCGACAGCCAGGCGCCGGTGACCCTGGAAGCCAGCCTGGACACCGACAACGTCTACGTGCAGGCCCAGGCCGTGCTGACGGTGCGCGTCTACCATTCGGTGTCGCTGTACGACGACAGCAGCCTCAGCCCGCTGCAGCTTCCCGATACGGTGATCCAGCAACTGGGCGATGCGCGCACCTACGAAAAGATGATCAACGGCGTGCGTCACGGCGTGATCGAGACCCGCTATGCGTTGTACCCGCAGCACAGTGGCGTGCTGACGATCCCTGCCCTTTCGTTCAGCGCCACCCAGGTCGATTCCGGCACCGGTCAGGACGCGTCTGCCAAGCCCGGCAAGGTCATCCAGGTCAGCTCGCCCGCCACGACCCTGACGGTCAAGCCCAAGCCCGACGTGTACCCGGCCGATGCCCCTTGGCTGCCCACCCGCAGCCTGACCCTGAACGAAAGCTGGAACCCCGAGCCCAATCAGCCGCAGGTCGGCGATTCGCTGACCCGCACCGTGACCCTCAAGGCCGACGGCCTGTCCAGCGCCCAGTTGCCACCGCTGCCGGGCACCGATGTCAATGGCCTGCGCCGCTACCCCGACCAGCCGCAACTGAGCAACCAGGACGGTGAACGCGGCTTGATCGGCAGCCGTGCCGAGCGCGAGGCGCTGGTGCCCACGCGCAGTGGCGCGCTGGCGCTGCCCAGCATCGACGTGGTGTGGTGGAACACTCACGAAGACCACCTGGAACACAGCACCCTGCCCGCGCGCACCCTGCAGGTAGTGGACAACCCAACCATGGCGGTGGACGCCCCGGCCAATGGCAGCGCCCTGGACAACGCACAACTGTGGCCTTGGCAACTGAGCACCGTGCTACTGGCACTGACCACCCTGATCGGCTTCGTGTTGTGGTGGCGCGCCCGCTCCCAGCCAGCCGTGGCCCGCGTGGTACAAGCCGGGCCCAGCCCGCGCACGCTGCTGGATGATCTCAAGCGCGCCTGCCTGGCCAACGACCCGCAGGCCACCCGCCAGGCGCTGGACGCCTGGGCCCGCCAGCAACCGGAAACCCTGGCTGACCTGGCCGCACGCTATGTGCCGCTGTCCGATGCCCTGGACGGTTTGAACGGTGCGCTGTACAGCGAAACCGGGCAATTCTGGCAAGGCGAAGACCTGTGGCGCGCCATCGGCACTATCCCCGCCGCCGACCGCGAGCAGGCGTTGGTGAGTGATTTACCGCCGCTTTATCCCAAATAA
- a CDS encoding VWA domain-containing protein codes for MSDFWPHWFRPLWLLLVPLFGWLLWLLWHREKRAGRWQMILPPAFHAVLLGGGRGHSSKLPWVALGLAWTLALLALLGPSWQRVEQTTQKPADPLVVMLELTPQMLADDLVPSRLEQARRKLMDLLQSRRDAQTALIVYAGSAHVLVPLSDDLATSRNLLDALKPSIMPQSGHRADLAVEKGLTLLHQSDLGVGRLLLITSSLDEQEREGILKRLDSQAPRLLVLGIGTREGAPVKAEGGGFLKDAQGAILMPKLDSAALKEFVGEVGGLYRQARADNDDLRELGLLDGPQALRSNGQTVQLDSWADQGYWFLVPLLLLAACAGRRGWLFCLPLLWCLPQPSYAASLEDLWRRPDQQGQYLLEHGQPAEAARRFEDPQWQGVALYQAGDFAGAAQRFAEGNSAADHYNRGNALALSGELEAALDAYEQALERQPDLSVAQQNKALVERLLKENREREQARQAAAQKQQAQQQANQGPAEQNAQSDAAASQQQAQNEADAAAQPDPDKQPGDNAKPAPASDSPKDEGGAGKTADEPIAFAPQRPTGDTLDGEQRQALEQWLRQIPDNPSELLRRKFWYEQQQHQEKTR; via the coding sequence ATGAGCGACTTCTGGCCGCATTGGTTCCGCCCACTCTGGCTGCTGCTGGTGCCGCTGTTCGGCTGGTTGCTGTGGCTGCTGTGGCACCGGGAAAAACGTGCCGGGCGCTGGCAGATGATCCTGCCGCCGGCTTTCCATGCGGTGTTGCTGGGCGGCGGCCGCGGCCACAGCAGCAAACTGCCGTGGGTGGCCCTGGGCCTGGCCTGGACCCTGGCCTTGCTGGCGCTGCTGGGCCCCAGCTGGCAACGGGTGGAGCAAACCACCCAGAAGCCGGCCGATCCGCTGGTGGTGATGCTCGAACTGACCCCGCAAATGCTCGCTGACGATCTGGTGCCCAGCCGTCTGGAACAGGCCCGGCGCAAGCTCATGGACCTGCTGCAAAGCCGCCGCGACGCGCAGACCGCGCTGATCGTGTACGCCGGCAGCGCCCACGTGCTGGTGCCGCTGTCCGACGACCTGGCCACCAGCCGCAACCTGCTCGACGCGCTCAAGCCATCGATCATGCCGCAAAGCGGCCATCGCGCCGACCTTGCCGTGGAGAAAGGCCTGACCCTGCTGCACCAAAGCGACTTGGGCGTTGGCCGCCTGTTGTTGATCACCTCGTCACTGGATGAACAGGAGCGCGAAGGCATCCTCAAGCGCCTCGACAGCCAGGCGCCGCGCCTGCTGGTGCTGGGCATCGGCACCCGCGAGGGCGCGCCGGTAAAAGCCGAGGGCGGTGGCTTTCTCAAGGACGCCCAGGGCGCGATCCTGATGCCCAAACTCGACAGCGCAGCGCTCAAGGAATTCGTTGGCGAAGTGGGCGGCCTGTACCGCCAGGCGCGCGCGGACAATGACGATTTGCGCGAACTGGGCCTGCTGGACGGCCCGCAAGCCCTGCGCAGCAACGGCCAGACCGTGCAACTGGACAGCTGGGCCGACCAGGGCTACTGGTTCCTGGTCCCACTGCTGTTGCTGGCCGCCTGCGCCGGGCGGCGTGGCTGGCTGTTCTGCCTGCCGCTGCTGTGGTGCCTGCCGCAACCGAGCTATGCCGCAAGCCTTGAAGACCTCTGGCGGCGCCCCGACCAGCAAGGCCAGTATCTGCTGGAGCACGGCCAGCCCGCCGAAGCTGCACGGCGCTTCGAAGATCCGCAATGGCAGGGCGTGGCGCTGTACCAGGCCGGCGACTTTGCCGGTGCCGCCCAGCGCTTCGCCGAAGGCAACAGCGCCGCCGACCACTACAATCGTGGCAACGCGCTGGCCTTGAGCGGTGAACTGGAGGCGGCGCTCGATGCCTACGAGCAGGCCCTGGAGCGCCAACCCGACCTGAGCGTGGCGCAGCAGAACAAGGCCTTGGTGGAGCGCCTGCTCAAGGAAAACCGCGAGCGCGAACAGGCCAGGCAGGCGGCTGCGCAAAAACAGCAGGCCCAACAACAGGCAAACCAGGGGCCGGCCGAGCAGAACGCTCAGTCCGACGCCGCCGCCAGCCAGCAGCAAGCGCAGAACGAGGCCGATGCTGCGGCCCAGCCAGACCCAGACAAACAGCCCGGCGACAACGCCAAGCCAGCGCCGGCCAGTGACAGCCCCAAGGATGAAGGCGGCGCCGGCAAAACGGCGGACGAACCGATTGCCTTCGCCCCGCAACGGCCCACGGGCGATACCCTGGACGGCGAACAGCGCCAGGCGCTGGAGCAATGGCTGCGACAGATCCCGGACAACCCGTCGGAACTGCTGCGCCGCAAATTCTGGTACGAACAGCAACAGCATCAGGAAAAGACCCGATGA
- a CDS encoding vWA domain-containing protein, producing the protein MFEFAWPWIFALLPLPWLMRLVLPVADSGEPALKVSFLDELEGLAGRRARISLPTWRQQAPFILLWLLLLTAAARPQWLGEPLPIAASGRDLLVAVDVSGSMDYPDMHWEDDEISRLALVKHLLGDFLEGRKGDRVGLILFGSQAYLQAPLTFDRRTVRVWLDEARIGIAGKNTAIGDAIGLGLKRLRQRPAQSRVLILVTDGANNGGEIHPLTAAHLAAEEQVKIYTIGIGADPSADGPLGSLGLNPSLDLDEPALQEIAQVTGGRYFRARDGQELKLIGETLDKLEPVTQQPTQARPTHALYSWPLACAVLISLLLVARVHWPSNPLQRLLEKRGLLQPSPHWRERLKRLRLRRRR; encoded by the coding sequence ATGTTTGAGTTCGCCTGGCCGTGGATCTTCGCCCTGTTGCCCCTGCCCTGGCTAATGCGCCTGGTGCTACCGGTGGCCGACAGCGGCGAGCCAGCGCTGAAAGTCAGCTTCCTGGACGAACTGGAAGGCCTGGCCGGGCGCCGCGCGCGCATCAGCCTGCCGACCTGGCGCCAGCAAGCCCCGTTTATTCTGCTGTGGCTGTTGCTGCTCACGGCCGCGGCACGCCCGCAATGGCTGGGCGAGCCGCTGCCGATTGCCGCCAGCGGCCGCGATCTGCTGGTGGCGGTGGACGTGTCCGGCTCCATGGACTACCCCGACATGCACTGGGAAGACGACGAAATCAGCCGCCTGGCGCTGGTCAAGCACCTGCTCGGCGACTTTCTGGAAGGCCGTAAGGGCGATCGCGTGGGCCTGATCCTGTTTGGCAGCCAGGCCTACCTGCAAGCGCCGCTGACGTTCGACCGGCGCACGGTGCGCGTGTGGCTGGATGAAGCGCGCATTGGCATCGCCGGCAAGAACACCGCCATTGGCGACGCCATCGGCCTGGGCCTCAAACGCCTGCGCCAACGCCCGGCGCAAAGCCGCGTGCTGATCCTGGTAACCGACGGCGCCAACAACGGCGGCGAAATCCACCCCTTGACCGCCGCGCACCTGGCCGCCGAAGAACAGGTCAAAATCTACACCATCGGCATTGGCGCCGACCCCTCTGCCGATGGCCCGCTGGGCAGCCTGGGCCTGAACCCCAGCCTGGACCTGGACGAGCCCGCCCTGCAGGAAATCGCCCAGGTTACCGGTGGCCGATATTTTCGCGCACGCGACGGCCAGGAACTCAAGCTGATCGGCGAAACCCTGGACAAACTCGAACCGGTGACCCAGCAACCCACCCAGGCCCGCCCCACCCACGCCTTGTACAGTTGGCCTTTGGCCTGCGCCGTGCTGATCAGCCTGCTGCTGGTGGCCCGCGTGCACTGGCCAAGCAACCCGTTGCAGCGCCTGCTGGAAAAGCGCGGCTTGCTGCAACCCTCGCCGCACTGGCGTGAACGGCTCAAGCGCCTGCGCTTGCGGAGGCGCCGATGA
- a CDS encoding DUF4381 domain-containing protein, producing MSALDALQPLIDPAPISAWPPAPGWWLLLALIPLLGWGLWLARRFLPKPKAQLKVEQPLDPIRQEALAELARLPKPYDGAPAGAWLQQINALLKRLCRNHYPNAHSHTLNGRQWLAFLDNRCPAAGLTRWMVLVEGAYKPECKLDDKAIAGLNQSIETWIRKHV from the coding sequence ATGAGCGCCCTGGACGCCCTGCAACCTTTGATCGACCCGGCGCCCATCAGCGCCTGGCCACCAGCGCCGGGCTGGTGGCTACTGTTGGCCCTGATCCCCTTGTTGGGCTGGGGCCTGTGGCTGGCGCGGCGTTTTTTGCCCAAGCCCAAGGCCCAGCTCAAGGTCGAGCAACCGCTGGACCCGATTCGCCAGGAGGCCCTGGCCGAACTTGCACGCTTGCCCAAACCCTACGACGGCGCACCGGCCGGGGCCTGGCTGCAGCAAATCAACGCGCTGCTCAAACGCCTGTGCCGCAACCACTACCCCAATGCCCACAGCCACACGCTCAATGGCCGCCAATGGCTGGCGTTTCTCGACAACCGCTGCCCGGCCGCCGGCCTGACCCGCTGGATGGTGCTGGTGGAAGGCGCCTACAAACCCGAATGCAAGCTCGACGACAAGGCCATCGCCGGCCTCAACCAGTCGATCGAAACCTGGATTCGCAAACATGTTTGA
- a CDS encoding DUF58 domain-containing protein codes for MSAPLPVQPGVRVTLAELIEMRHRVREVQLFSTPGQRSPLIGLHHSKLRGRGVDFDQVRVYQAGDDVRSIDWRVTARTQEPHTKLFHEERERPIFILVEQSRRLFFGSGQMFKSVLAAQAAALIGWAALGHNDRIGGLVFGDGEHYEVKPRRSKQSLLQLLNRLVRVNQSLHTESVPEPGALDMGLRRAREVLRPGSLAIVICDERALNEAAEQQLSLLSRHCDLLLLPLSDPLDHALPAAGLLRFAQRGAQLEIDTLNPELRQAYRAQGEARIARWELLAQKLRVLMMPLSTQSEMIEQLREYLNPQRPGKSR; via the coding sequence ATGAGCGCCCCCCTGCCCGTTCAACCTGGCGTACGCGTCACCCTGGCCGAGCTGATCGAGATGCGCCATCGCGTGCGCGAGGTGCAGCTGTTTTCCACCCCCGGCCAGCGCAGCCCGCTGATCGGCCTGCACCACTCCAAGCTGCGCGGGCGGGGGGTGGATTTCGACCAGGTGCGGGTGTACCAGGCCGGCGACGATGTGCGCAGCATCGATTGGCGCGTGACCGCGCGAACCCAAGAGCCGCACACCAAGCTGTTCCACGAGGAGCGCGAGCGGCCGATCTTTATCCTGGTGGAGCAAAGCCGCCGGCTGTTCTTCGGCTCCGGGCAAATGTTCAAGTCGGTGCTGGCCGCCCAGGCCGCTGCCTTGATCGGCTGGGCCGCCCTGGGCCATAACGACCGCATTGGCGGCCTGGTGTTCGGCGATGGCGAGCACTACGAGGTCAAGCCGCGGCGCAGCAAGCAAAGCCTGTTGCAACTGCTCAACCGCCTGGTGCGCGTCAACCAGTCGCTGCACACCGAAAGCGTGCCCGAACCCGGCGCCCTGGACATGGGCCTGCGCCGCGCCCGCGAGGTGCTGCGCCCCGGCAGCCTGGCCATCGTGATTTGCGATGAGCGCGCCTTGAACGAAGCCGCCGAGCAACAACTGAGCCTGCTATCGCGCCATTGCGACCTGTTGCTGCTGCCGCTGTCCGACCCGCTGGACCACGCCCTGCCCGCCGCCGGCTTGCTGCGTTTCGCCCAGCGCGGCGCACAGTTGGAAATCGACACGTTGAACCCCGAACTGCGCCAGGCCTACCGCGCCCAGGGCGAGGCGCGCATCGCCCGCTGGGAACTGCTGGCGCAGAAACTGCGGGTACTGATGATGCCCCTGAGCACCCAGAGCGAAATGATCGAACAGTTGCGTGAATACCTGAACCCCCAGCGCCCGGGCAAAAGCCGATGA